Part of the Diceros bicornis minor isolate mBicDic1 chromosome 2, mDicBic1.mat.cur, whole genome shotgun sequence genome is shown below.
TAAAAACTGGAATAACTCAAGAATTATGGTGTTAATTAAACTTTTCTGAAAAATCTGCTTGTAGATATAGTCCAGACAAccaaaacatgaaataaaatgaagtttttaTGAGTGGGAAAAAATTTGAGGTATGAGGACAGAATTAAGTTCAATTAGTTCTAAACATAAAACTAATctaaataaatctaaatatagtTACATTGAAATAACTATGGTAATTTTGACTCTAGGCCAGTATATTGCTAAGTTATGGAAATAGAAGTTATTAAAgtcaaaataacaataatatccTATGAAAAAATTCAGGGAGAGGGATGTGAAAGGAAGGTGGGGGACTATAAACATGCTAATTTTTTCCATCTTTGTAAAGGAGAATATGAAATAAAAGTTTACACAGAATATTTCTTGATAGAAAGGTTCTTTTGAATTATATCTTCATTATATTTGTAGTCTTGACTATTTAAGTTACTCTTCTTTGCCCATTTTGGTGCTTTCTGCCTTGCATTCAACCTCACCAGACATTTCTTCCCCaatctctgctttctttttgtttgcctGGTATGTATGTACcatcttttaacttttattctcGGCCTTTTGGTTTTTGGAGTATAGACAGTAGGCGTTCCATTGTCTGTTTGTTTAAACCACTATGAATGTCTTCTTTATTTAATAGgtacatttatttcatttacagTTTTATTATCACAGATATATGCTCTTGGGCTTTTTgtcaatttattttgttttcattttatgtgtGTAGCAGGACTGCTTCTGGCTGTCTCcatgtttcatttctctccagggGCAAGGGTGGGAAGGGGGGTTGCTTTAAGTTTCCTAGAAGAGGTTTTAAGTGTTGTCAGGCCACCTGTGGTGGATGACAGCAAATGGAGGGTCTGTTGCGGTCCCATGTCTTAGCATGAGGCCACCAAGGTCATGCAGGATGCCATCAACGAGTTCAGTGGCACGCCAGAGGAGATCCACATCACTATCGCCAACGTGGACTTGGCCCTGAGCAAGGGGAATGTGGACATGGCGCTGAGCATGCTGAGGAACATCACGCCCAAGCAGCCCTGCTACACAGAAGCCAAGGAGAAGATGGCCAGCATCTACCTGCAGACCCGCAAAGACATCAGCCTCTACATAGGATGCTACAGGTACGCCCCAGGCGGCGACTGACAGCCTCGTTTCCAATGGCGTTTTAGAGAGTGTTTTCTCCAGATTGTGTTTCTTCATCCTGAGTTCTGGAATGTGTCCTCTCAGAGTGTTTGATAAAAGTATGGAATTTCCTGTGGGTTAGAATTTAAGCATGACAGGTCAGCTAGCCTGGCTTATTGCTGAGTTCTGAGGTTACAGAACTGAATCTGCCCTGAGCCCTGCTTGCCCCACCTTGTATGGCTCATATACTGGTGGGAACCATGGGAACGTACTTCTGCCCTGGCCCCTGGCTCTGCCTGTCCTTGAGGAAATATCCGATGACTAGGATGTGACCAATGTGAGGTTAAGGAGGATGGAGAGCAGGGATTGGAAGCCCTAAGCCGCTGTCTCTGTGATTTGACTTTGGGACCTCAAGAGTACCTTCCCAGTCCCCTTCCTCAGGCAAAACCCTGTCTAGGCAATTCAGGTGGGAGGGGAGTGCTGGGCGGGAGGTAGAGGAGGCGATGCCAAGAGCAACGGGAAACCAATAAACAGTGGGGTGACATGGTCACATTGGAATTTTAGGAAGAGCAGGGTGGCTGCCTCATGGAGAGGGGTCTGGAGAGTTGGGATTGGAGGCCAGAGGAATGGGTGGAGGCTCTGGCCATGGTCCAGATGACAGATGAGGAGAGCCTAAACTAAGGTAGCTAGCACAATACCTCTTGTCCAGTAGGCTTTCAATAAGTATTGGAtgaagaatgaaataataaatgaatgtcaGCCAGAATTAgtgggaaagaagagaaggagctgGATTCAGGAAAATGAAGGGTGCACAGGTCTGAGATAAGCTTTTGGTTTCCTTTCCAGGGAGCTCTGTGAACATCTGCCTGGCCCCCACACCAGCCTGCTACTGGGTGATGCTTTCATGAACATTCAGGAGGTGAGTGAAAGCCTCAGGGCCTTGCCAAGTAGCCCCCCAATCTCACTTCTCcagtgggagggaagagagagacccCTGGACACTTTCCCCACCAGCCCGAGAAGGCCCTGGAGGTCTATGACGAGGCCTATCGAAAGAACCCACACGACGCCTCCCTGGTCAGCAGGATTGGGCAAGCCTATGTGAAGACCCACCAGTACACCAAGGTcaggctgggctggggtgggaaggGTGGGGAGGGCCAGCCCAGCAGGGAAGATGGAGGAGAGTGCACATGTGGGAAGGTCTGGATGGGAGGGGAGTGGCTGAGTTTCCACCCTAGCTCTCTGCCTAAGGGGGTGCCAAGGGGAGAACTCAGCAACTCCCCACCATCCCCCCACACCTGcttaagctgagacctgagccCTGTGCCAGCTGGGAGGGCCTTTTCGTCTTAGGCTTCTGCGTCTGGAGGGGCACACAGGTGTGGTGGCCACTGAGGGGAACATGGTGAGAGGGGCTCAAGTGTAGAACCAGACCTGATGCCAATATTTCCTGTTTGCACTAAGGCAATTAATTATTATGAGGCTGCGCAGAAGATTAGCGGACAGGACTTTCTGTGCTGCGATCTGGCTGAACTGCATCTGAAGttaaagaagttcaacaaagcAGAAAAAGTTTTGAAGCAGGCCCTGGAACATGACTTTGGTGAGGCAGCACTCGAACTCACACCCCAGCATCTGGAGCAAGCACACTGCCTTCCACCCCGCCTCGCTCTTCTCTTGCAGAATGGTTTAGGGGTGGGCACTAGCTGGGGTCCTGAACCTAGCCCCATCCCCAGCTTCCCAGGGGccagaaaacactaatttgagtTTTCATTTTGCAGTCAAAGACATCCCATCCATGATGGATGATGTCAAGTGCCTACTTTTGCTGGCAAAAGTTTACaagagccataaaaaagaagatgTGTTGGCAACTTTGAACAAGGTAATTGACAAGTAGACTTAAGCTCTTTATCGGCCATTTCCTGATGGAAGCTGAACAAGGAGGGATAGGACTGCAGGTCTGGAAGGCTCCAGGCCTGGTCCTCAAAAGACGACCTAGGTTACACCTCTCACTTCCACTTCCATTTATTCCCTCACCGTTGCTCATTCGTTGACAGTGCTCCAAGGTGCTCTAAGcccagctgggctgggctgggctggagaaggcagggagTAAGACAGTGCCTTTGTCCTCAAGGATGCTGCTGGTGATAACAACAGACAATGCCAGTAGCTCTCATGCATTGAATGTGCTATGCTGAGTTCTGTACTGGGGTTTTTgctttcttatttaattctcacagtagcCCTTTGAGATAAGCACTGTGACATTCCTATTTAACAGGTAAGGCTCAAAGAGGTTGAGAAATGTGCCCAAAGCCCCACTGCTAGTGGGTGGTGGAGCTGAGCTTTGAACTAGGTCTGGCCTGTCCCAACCTATACTCTTTCCCTGCTCAGCTGCCCCTGATAGGAGAGCTCCTGGCCCTTCCTGCCACACCTTCCTCACTCTTCCCACCCAAGGCTATGGCCTGGCACTTGTTCCTCGGGGGGTGTGCTGTGGTTGTAGAGCGAGAGCCCACTCTCTGACGGCTTGAGATGATTTATTCCCTTCTTTCCCACTGGATTCTCATTCCTCTATTTGGCCCTCGGGAAACTGAGTGCTGATTTGTGCCCACTTCCCAAAACTTAACCCTGGCATCATCCTTTCCCTTTGCCCTGATGCTCTCTGTTTACTCGCTTGGTCATTGAATGTCATGGACATTTGTGGGGGCTGCCTCAAACTCCCAGCAGGTCAATATTCAGAACATATGCATCCATCAAAACATTGCCTGCATTcaatacctactgtgtgcttgTTCTAGCCTGTAGGACAGCCAAAGCAAATTAGACCCAGTAAGTGTCAAGGTGTGCTGGAAACAGGTGAACAAGTAAAGTACAATAGAGTGCTTTGTTTGAGGGCCTTTGCCTCTGCCCCTGCCCAGAGGCAGTGCCAGCCTGCCTCCTGAGGACTCACCCAGGGGCCTTGCTTGTCCAGAGTGACCCAGATTTGCTAAAGGGCACTTGAGATGCCCTTTCTAACACTACTGGCTCTGAAACAAGAGCTTGGAGACTTTCTGGGAACTGGCTTGAGATCTGGCACATCAGACTCTGGGTTTCTGATCCTGAGTTTACTGGTTTCCCGAGGCCATGGACCTTCAGTCTCGGATACTGAAGCGTGTTCCACTGGAGCAACCTGAAATGATCCCCTCTCAGAAGCAACTGGCGGCCTCCATCTGCGTCCAGTTTGGGGAGCACTACCTGGCAGAGAAGGAGTATGCGAAGGCTGTGCGATCTTATAAGGATGCCCTCTCCTACTCACCTATTGACAATAAGGTGGGGTCCTCAAAGCAAGACCCTGCTTCTTCTCTTGGGGCACGATGCCTTGCAGAGCTCCCTGACCAGAGGCAGAGGCCAgttccttctctgtgcctccctgAGGAGCTGCAGGTGTATGGGGCATGGGACCCCTGGTGTGGGAGCCTGCTCTGGCTGACCCCAGGGCCCTCACCCTCGGCAGCCCCTGGAGCAAGGCAGGGAAGCCTCACCTGGGACAGCCATTTGTGGAGGGCGGATTGGGGGGGAAGATGCTGCTGAAAGTCATGTTAGTCTGGCATTCTCAGGTTCCCCTTGCAGGTGGGGAGTGAGAGTGTGGCTGCCAGGGCTCTTTGGGCATGAAGCCCAGGCTAAGCTTCCAAAGAGGGAAGTGTGGCTCCGGATAGAGAATGCTGGCTGGAGTTCACCTAAGAGAGTAAATGAAGAGCTTAGTGACaggtccattcattcattcaatgtgcACTCATTTAACAGATTTCCAGTATGtcccaggtactgtgctaggccCTGGAGACACAGTGGAGCAAGATGTGGTCCCTGCCATAGATTGTCCTCAGCAAGGGAGTACAGCCAAGTACCTATGCAGTTCTAACACCATGCGATCTGTGCCTGCATGTGGGTCACGGCACTGGGAACTCAGAAGGGTACCTGTCCCAGAGTCTGGGGTGCAGAGGGCTTCCCAGAAGAGGTAAGGTCGGAGCTGAAGCTGAAGGATGAGTATAAGTTAACCAGGCTCCAACTTCAGAGGTTAGTTAGTAAAACTCATGGTATGATGGAGTACTgggtgggagaaggggagagcCAGAGACATTGTCCCAGGGATTGTAGACACATTTGAAGGCAGAGCTGATTGAAATGGGGTGTGAGAACAAGGCTTCCATCCCTGAGTTTTCCCACGATGTTCATTGGTTAGTTTATTCCACCTGGTCCTGTCACAGGTGGTGCTGGAGCTGGCACAGCTCTACCTGCTCCAGGGGCACCTGGACTTGTGCGAGCAGCACTGTGCTATCCTCCTGCAGACTGAGAAGAGCCACGAGACCGCCTCCGTGGTAAGAGGCCCCCGAgacctcttcccttccctccccagggTCCCTGGGACCACATGCAGGATGTTTTGTAGCCCCATAACCTCAGATGCCTGGCTGACCACCCCTGAGGGCCTGTCGGGCCAAGGAGACTGAGTGCTGGACCTGCTGCCCTTCAGACTGGAGGGGTGGGCTGGCAGCAGGGGGCAGCATCAACCTCCAGGACCAATCCCAAGGGCGGCGGTGAGGTTGATTCGCTCCAGGGGAAACCACACCCACTGGTGGAGGCAGGGGTGTGACAGGTTACTGAGGCTTGGGGAAGTGTGTGGGAAAAGCCCTCCCCAGTCCTACTTCTCTCCTCCTATCCCCCAGACCACCTCCAGGGCCACCCAGCAGAGGAGGGGTGCCCCATTCTGCCTCACCACCTGAGCTGGCAGTTCTCAGATGTGGGTGGAGGGGCTGGCTCTTGTGGCTGTCTACCCCTGGCCTGATCTTCCCACTTCCATCCTCACCCCagcccctcttcccccacaggccCCCACCTTCTGGGCTCCTCCTGTGGCGGCTTCTCCCGGGTGCCTGGAAAGGCTACCTTGGAAGTCCTCTTCTACCTTGTCTCCTTAGCATccacccccagcctcccctccACACCCATGCAAGCTACTGTCAGGAATTCCGGAGCCTTGTGTGTTTTCTGATAGATGATGGCTGACCTGAtgtttagaaaacagaaatacGAAGCCGCCATCAATCTCTACCACCAAGTCCTGGAGAAAGCGCCAGGTAACTGCCTGCATGGAGACCGCCCAGTGAGACTGCCTGTCTCAGTTCCCACCGGGCAAGGGCTGCTCTCCCCGAGAAGGGTgggccctctcccctccttcctgatTGGGCAGAGAAAGCCCCTTCCTCTCTGATTGTTCCCAGAGAGGCAGGAAACTGATAAAGCCCCGATGGAACGTGCTGGCCTTTCCGAGTCCACGGGGCCAGTTCCTGGTCTCAGGCACGGCAGTGCTTGGCCCGGGACCCAGGACAGCCTGTCTGTCTCCAAATCACAGACACCGGGGCTCCACATAAGTCCCCTCTGAGGTCACAGCCAACTGGAGGTGGCTCAAAATTCTCTCCTGATATGTAGCTCCACTCACACTCATGGCAGCATAAAACCTGCTGGAGAAGGGGCCTCACAGGAAGCTCAGGCTGGAACCCCACAGGCTCACAGCAGAGTCTGCCCAGAGGCCCAGCGGATCACAGCTGTTAGGAATGCGGgtcctggagccagactgcctaggtCTGAATCCTGGTCTTCCACCTACCAGCTGTGTAACCTTTGGCAGATAACTTCTTTgtgtctcaggttcctcatctgtaaaatcggaACAATAAGAGTACCTACTTCATTGTGTAGTTAATATATAGGTAAAGCACTTAATGCCAACTACTATATAAGTGGTatgtaagtgttagctgttattattactacTTTTAAGCATTATTCTTCTCTCAACACTGGAGACCAGTGGAGACACTAGAGCCACTGAGATGTCCTTGCTCAGCCCAAATGAGTAGTGTCTCCTGGTCCTCGCTGCTTCTCCCTGCCAGGCCATAGCACCCCACCTGATACAGCTGTTGGTTATCACAGCCTGGAGATTTCTGCTCTCTTATTTTAGACAATTTTCTCATATTGAATAAACTAATTGATCTGCTACGAAGAAGTGGCAAACTTGAAGATGCCCCTGCCTTCTTTGAATTGGCCAAGAAGATGTCCAGTCGTGTGCctttggagccaggattcaactaCTGCAGAGGCATCTACTCCTGGTGAGTTGGGGGGTGGGTGTGCCAGGGCAGGTATGTGCAGGAAGCTGCCTCTAACAGACATGCTGGGCTTTTGCTCAGCACTAGGGAAGCAGAAATTCACCTTCCAGATCAGGGAGCCAGGAGGCCAGCAGTCCAGCCCTTGCTCTGTGCAGACACTTGGAGTGGTCCCTGTGTGTCTTTGCACTCCCCACCCCTCAGTTTCCCTCCCTGATGCTTGGTGTTTCTCTCTTCCACTACAGGCACATAGGGCAGCCCAACGAAGCCCTGAAGTTCCTAAACAAAGCACGCAAGGACAGCATTTGGGGCCAGAGCGCCACATACTATATGGTGCAGATCTGTCTGAACCCAGACAGCGAGATCGTGGGCGGAGAGGCTTTCGAGAACCTGGTGGCTGAGAGCAAGTAAGGGCCCGGCTGGCCTGCGCGGGCAGGGGTGGGACCCTGGGGAAGGCGGGGAGAGCCTGCGGCCTCTGGgtccaggccaggtgagggccacaTGGGCAGGGGCGGCCTCCGACTCGGCGTCCCATGCCGGCAGCTCCCCCGACAGGAGGGAGTCGGATCAGCACGGCGTGCGCACGGCCGAGAAGCTGCTGCGCGAGTTCTACCCGCACTCGGCCTGGGGCCAGACCCAGCTGCGGCTGCTGAAGAGCCTCTGCCTGCTGGCCACCAGGGAGAAGGCCAACGTGGAGGCGGCGCTGGGCACCTTCATCGAGATGGCGCAGGCCGAGGTGCGCCGGCGGGCGGGGCGGCAGGGCGGCGGGGCCAGGCCAAGGGCCGAGCGAAGACTCTTGtttccacccctcttcccccaacccGGTGCGCAGAAGGACAGTGTCCCCGCCCTGCTGGCCATGGCGCAGGCCTACGCGCTGCTGAAGCAGGTCCCCAAGGCGCGCACGCAGTTGAAGCGCCTGGCCAAGGCCCCGTGGGCGCTGGCCGAGGCTGAGGACCTGGAGAAGAGCTGGCTCCTGCTGGCCGACATCTACTGCCAGGGCGGCAAGTTCGACCTCGCCTCGGAGCTGCTGCGGCGCTGCGTGCAATACAACAAGGCGAGGGGCGCATTGCCGTCCGGGCAGCCGGGGCTGGGGGAAGCGGGGCCCGCCGAGTGGGCTTCAGGCCACGGAGATGCTGGGTAGAAATGTGATGAGAAGAGGTGGGACAAGAGGGGCGCATGGACGACAGAGCAGGATGGGAAGGGGGACCACGGGGGATGGGGCAAAGGCAAGAGGAGGTGCACAGGGTCGGGCAACCCCGAGTGGGGAACACGGAATGAGGAAGAGAGCTAGCAAAAGTTCATGAGGTCGAGGGGCATGCAGGGGTCCGTCTGGCCAGGACGGTGTTTGCAGGTCTGAGCAGGAGGGCTGCGGGAGAAGGGGTCATGCCAGAGTCCAAATAGCTGAGAAGAGGGTTACAGTTCACCCCTCGCAAAGGTGGGGGTGTTGCTGGAGTCCCTGAGTGGTTTGGGTGAATGCAGCTCGCAGCCATCCTTTGCCCCGGCTGGttcctccccccaaccccaggcTCTGGGACCCGTTGTGGCTTCCCCCTACCCTGCAGGGGCTCTGACCGGCTTTTCCTGCAGTCCTGCTGCAAGGCCTACGAGTACATGGGCTTCATCATGGAGAAGGAGCAGTCCTACAAGGACGCAGCCACCAACTACGAGCTGGCCTGGAAGTACAGTCATCATGCCAGCCCTGCTATTGGTAAGGCAGCTAGCCAAGGTGCACGTGGGTGCAGGAGGGAGCTGGGCAGGAGgaccaccaccctgaccccagaACTCAAGGCCTGTATTCTGGCTATTGTGGGAATCAGAGGGGCTCTCAGGTCATCAGGGTGCTACCCACCATCTATATTCTCGCTGCCCCTGGACAGGCTTCAAACTCGCTTTCAATTACTTGAAGGATAAGAGATACGTGGAGGCCATCGAAGTCTGCCACAATGTAAGCCACCAACACTGGCAGGGAGGGCTTGGGGCAGTGGCCTGGTACAGTGGCGAGGAGCCCGGCCTGATGTTTCACACCCTTTCTCACTCTgtcccaggtcctcagggagtACCCCAACTACcccaaaatcagagaagaaattttggaaaaggCCCAAGGATCTCTGAGACCCTAGCTGTGGTCAGTGGGAGCCAGGGTGGGTAGAAGCCATCAACTTACAGAAGTTTCATGGAGGGGGGTGGGAAGTGGGTCAGTGGCGAAGAGATTCAGAAAATGACATATTCTTCCTCATTTCTATGTTGTGTGTGGTTTATTTGAAGCATGCCTCATCTGGTCTAAAGGGCATCCCAAAGCTTTATGTTTTTAAGGCACAAGAAGCAGTTTTGCTCTGAGGAAGAAAGACGTCAACCAGCTTAGCTTCGGCTGGGCTCATTGGGCACCTTCTAATGGGCCCCACTTTTATCCAAGACTGTGGGGGGCAGAGGGGAACAAAGAGGTGGTTAAAAAAATAGCCTACAGCTATTTTAATATTGTTATGTCAGCCCATAAATGCCTCCCCTCTCCTGTCTGGTCCCCAGAATCCTAGAGCTAAAGAAGCAACTGCTCGTCCCTGCCATGCTGCCTGCTGCGTGCTCCCTGGCAGTGGGCCCAGGCAGGAGGACCAGCTGTAGAAGGCTGAGGCTGTGTGAGAGAGGCCGTCATCCTGCAGGTCCTAAGGGCCAGTGGCCCACTCTGTCCATacatcctttctcctcctccccaagTCTTGAGCAGGCCTCTGCTGGTCCTCACTGTTTTGGGACAAACCTGATTACCCCAGCCTGGTGCAGGGAAATACCTCCCAAGAAAAAAGAGTTCCCACTTCAGCTTTTGTAAAAGACACTGACCAACTAATTCATCCTCTGGAAACCCTCTTAACACTTAAGGGGACATAAGCAGTGCTCCCTATTTAGATGAATAATGTTAGTTGTAACTGGCAAGAGGGTGACAGAGGTCACCTTTGCTGTGCTCCCAGtacctctcttcctgtttttcaGGATGGCAGTAACGGGCCAGTCTGACCTGACGGGGAGGAACTCTGATCTGGGAGTCAGGAGGTCTAGAATCTTCCTGTGTGATCTTCCCAAGACCATTCCCCTCTGTGggtctcagtgtccccatctgtggcAGGAAATGAGACTAGATCTGTGTGTTCCCAAATCACTGTACAAATCCCTGCCAATGATACACAGCCAACATTTGAAAGTCTAATAACTGTGTTTAgatatcatttttatataatagagaaaaataactaGCACAACAAACTCATGAATTTGTGGGTGCTATTACAAAGAATGGTTCTAACTTTTAAGTATAttgatataattgatataaaGTAAAATACTCAGTACGAGGAGAATGCAGCTATGGCAAAGTTCTCAAGAGAAGTTATCTTAGTGACTaaggtttggaaacagggaaCGGGTGAGGCTTTTACAACAGCCTAAGTTGTCCATGATGGTTGCCCAGCCTTGTTTTTATAACCTACTGCTGATCCCTTGCATGGCCTCTTGTCTGAGTCAATGATCTGGAAACTTTCCCCAGATTACTACCATCATTCCTATGGAAAGCAGTCCCCTTTACTATGAGCTGCTTTTTCTTGGGGCAGGTTGTGTTGAGAGGCAGGTCTGTCTGTATGGAGAATGATACTGTAAAGGATTGTCCATTAATAATGTTTTTATTGCTGTAAAACCTAAGTTGTCttcatttatcttaaaaaaaaaaaaaaaagccaagaagtGACTCTGTGGCCCTAGATGGGGAGTGGGCAGCCTCAGTCCTGCCTGGGCTGTGTCTATGGGTTATGCGCTAGCAGGGGCTTCCAGCTAGGGTATCAGAGGTGCTGGGAGCTGGCATCCAGACCCCCAGGCTGGGCAGAGCAGAGCCTCAGAGCCCTTGGAGAGACCCCAGTTTTAGTTCCTGCATACTGAAGCAATCTCTACAAAAGGGTTCCCAGGGACCAGTGAGAGGGCAGACAGGACAATTGAATGTACCAGGATACTCCATCCTGAGAAACTTAAGACctggctgtccctgcctgagCTGGATACAGGGACAGGCTGCCCCACCATAGGCCAGACTCCAAGCGGAGTCCTTTAATGGCCACTGCCAATATGGCCATGTGGCCATGTCCATGCATGCCTGGAGGCAAGAAACAGATACCTAAAGGGTGACAGAAGTGACAAACCAGAGGACAGAACATAGAGGCAGAAACATGAAAACAGAATG
Proteins encoded:
- the TTC21A gene encoding tetratricopeptide repeat protein 21A; the encoded protein is MSGDDSALMAGIIYYSQEKYFRHVQQAAAMGLEKFSNDPVLQFFKAYGVLREERLQDAINNLESIRNHPDVSLCSIMALIYAHKRCETIDREAIQELDSSLKEIRKTASGTALYYGGLFLWLMGHHDKAKEYIDRMLKVSNSSREGYVLRGWVDLTSDKPHTVKKSIKYLEQGIQATKDVLGLMGKATYFMMQQNYSGALELVNQITVASGSFLPALVLKMRLFLAQQDWEQTVEIGHRILEKDESNIDACQMLAVHELAREGNMGTATDYVRNLITALETREPQNPSLHLKKILVISRLCGRHQVILRLVCSFIERIFMATPSYTHVATELGYLFILQDQVKEASLWYSEAMKRDESSMAALTGIIWCQILDGHLEEAEHQLEFLEEVQQSLGKSEVLVFLQALLASKKHKGEQEATALLKEAAELHFSSMQGLPLSSEYFEKLDPLFLICIAKEYLFFCPKQPRSPGQIVSPLLKQVTVILNPVVKAAPALIDPLYVMAQVKYLSGELENAQSTLQRCLELDPTSVDAHLLMSQIYLAQGNFAMCSHCLELGVSHNFQVRDHPLYHFIKARALNKSGDYPEAIKALKMIIKLPTVKMEEGKKFRGPSVRPSERVSILLELVDALRMNGELHEATKVMQDAINEFSGTPEEIHITIANVDLALSKGNVDMALSMLRNITPKQPCYTEAKEKMASIYLQTRKDISLYIGCYRELCEHLPGPHTSLLLGDAFMNIQEPEKALEVYDEAYRKNPHDASLVSRIGQAYVKTHQYTKAINYYEAAQKISGQDFLCCDLAELHLKLKKFNKAEKVLKQALEHDFVKDIPSMMDDVKCLLLLAKVYKSHKKEDVLATLNKAMDLQSRILKRVPLEQPEMIPSQKQLAASICVQFGEHYLAEKEYAKAVRSYKDALSYSPIDNKVVLELAQLYLLQGHLDLCEQHCAILLQTEKSHETASVMMADLMFRKQKYEAAINLYHQVLEKAPDNFLILNKLIDLLRRSGKLEDAPAFFELAKKMSSRVPLEPGFNYCRGIYSWHIGQPNEALKFLNKARKDSIWGQSATYYMVQICLNPDSEIVGGEAFENLVAESNSPDRRESDQHGVRTAEKLLREFYPHSAWGQTQLRLLKSLCLLATREKANVEAALGTFIEMAQAEKDSVPALLAMAQAYALLKQVPKARTQLKRLAKAPWALAEAEDLEKSWLLLADIYCQGGKFDLASELLRRCVQYNKSCCKAYEYMGFIMEKEQSYKDAATNYELAWKYSHHASPAIGFKLAFNYLKDKRYVEAIEVCHNVLREYPNYPKIREEILEKAQGSLRP